A window from Sphingopyxis alaskensis RB2256 encodes these proteins:
- a CDS encoding AMP nucleosidase, producing MTSRSSQESTDPAARIDAIIAELQDKFRASVSNLKSAIAAYVRDRRLPPADAAATGLFDYPAIRLTTTGEQREGQAGHNLSFGRFERAGTFETTVTRPDLFADYLREQLLLLARHYDVEIEVTRTGQQIPFPYVLDASDGSDMGGVTPLELARHFPTTELADIGDELADGLFGLDPTEPQPLALFDALRTDFSLARLRHYTGTAPEHFQRYILFTNYHRYVDEFVAWAGAQVGRGRYTALAGAAGLYVDQPGVNASALVADSAWRRHQMPAYHLIAPDGGGITLVNIGVGPSNAKTICDHLAVLRPEAWLMIGHCGGLRPSQRIGDYVLAHAYLRDDHILDGVLPPEIPIPPIAEVQQALASAAESVSGTSGADLKKRMRTGTVVTTDDRNWELRYTDSALRFSQSRAIGIDMESATIAAQGYRFRVPYGTLLCVSDKPLHGELKLPGQANRFYEEAIAAHLQIGIRACETMRDEGAKLHSRKLRAFNEPPFR from the coding sequence ATGACATCCAGATCATCGCAAGAATCCACCGATCCCGCAGCGCGCATCGACGCCATCATCGCCGAGCTTCAGGACAAGTTCCGCGCGTCGGTTTCCAACCTCAAATCCGCCATCGCCGCCTATGTGCGCGACCGCCGCCTGCCGCCCGCCGATGCCGCGGCGACCGGCCTTTTCGACTATCCGGCGATCCGCCTGACGACGACGGGCGAACAGCGCGAAGGGCAGGCGGGGCACAATCTGTCATTTGGCCGTTTCGAGCGCGCGGGCACGTTTGAAACCACGGTGACGCGCCCCGACCTGTTCGCCGACTATCTGCGCGAACAATTGCTCCTGCTCGCGCGCCATTACGACGTCGAGATCGAAGTGACCCGCACGGGGCAGCAGATTCCCTTCCCCTATGTGCTCGACGCCAGCGACGGGTCGGACATGGGCGGGGTCACCCCGCTCGAACTCGCGCGCCATTTCCCGACCACCGAACTTGCGGACATCGGCGACGAGCTGGCCGACGGGCTGTTCGGGCTTGATCCCACCGAGCCGCAGCCGCTCGCGTTGTTCGACGCCCTTCGCACCGATTTCAGCCTCGCGCGCCTCCGTCACTACACCGGTACCGCGCCCGAGCATTTCCAGCGCTATATCCTGTTCACCAACTATCACCGCTATGTCGACGAATTCGTCGCCTGGGCGGGGGCGCAGGTGGGGCGGGGGCGCTACACCGCGCTCGCGGGCGCGGCAGGCCTCTATGTCGACCAGCCGGGCGTCAACGCCAGCGCGCTCGTCGCCGACAGCGCCTGGCGGCGGCACCAGATGCCCGCCTATCACCTCATCGCTCCCGATGGCGGCGGCATCACCCTCGTCAACATCGGCGTCGGCCCGTCGAACGCCAAGACGATCTGCGACCATCTCGCGGTGCTGCGTCCCGAGGCGTGGCTGATGATCGGGCATTGCGGCGGGCTCCGCCCCAGCCAGCGTATCGGCGACTATGTGCTCGCGCACGCATATCTCCGCGACGACCACATCCTCGACGGCGTGCTGCCGCCCGAAATCCCCATTCCGCCGATCGCCGAAGTGCAACAGGCATTGGCAAGCGCCGCCGAAAGCGTGTCGGGGACCAGCGGCGCCGACCTCAAGAAGCGGATGCGCACCGGCACGGTCGTCACCACCGATGATCGCAACTGGGAGCTGCGTTACACCGACTCGGCGCTGCGTTTTTCGCAATCGCGCGCGATCGGCATCGACATGGAATCGGCAACGATCGCCGCGCAAGGCTATCGTTTCCGCGTGCCGTACGGTACGCTGCTTTGCGTGAGTGACAAGCCGCTTCACGGCGAACTCAAGCTGCCCGGACAGGCGAACCGCTTTTACGAA